One genomic window of Coffea eugenioides isolate CCC68of chromosome 1, Ceug_1.0, whole genome shotgun sequence includes the following:
- the LOC113761958 gene encoding probable GTP diphosphokinase CRSH, chloroplastic isoform X1 has protein sequence MQVGVACHRSIPHYACLLETKSKSKSIPLLPTTTGTRAAPNYVIVRVSFDSRGRAARTERAGAGGGVPVEEGGGVPVPVRVVGTPEQPGGKMVAELVGAFNQLTHRMTMMKPSNSNSSSSSNGNSNCSSNLSTSSSRLLFKTLKLAIPILQALPPTPPGHRPPLSKALSVAFILADLQMDAEVISAGILRQVLEAGAMSFFQVKDRIGTSTAHLLHESLRLNNIYSKVQILDDDSAAALRKYCLTCYDSRALILDLALKLDSMRHLNYLPRYLQQLISLEVMKIHAPLAHALSTNILSLELEDLSFRYLFPYSYVYVDAWLGSHQTSGSEHLLDIYQEQLLQSLRSDPILTEIVDDISVKARSKSRYSTMKKLLRDGRKPEEVYDILGLRVILSPSQVNSSQLGEKACYRTHEIIRSLWKEIPSRSRDYITRPKANGYRSLHMVVDISDNGRHRPMMEIQIRTAEMDMLAADGTASHALYKSGLTDPEEAKRLKAIMIAAAEFAAMRLQDLPSANTRCLEIDRRDRVFCLLDKDGDGKISIEELMEVMEELGAEGEDAREMMELLDSNSDGSLSSDEFDLFQKQAELMRNLDARDDQYKTLLDEKLQISDSSGVIQEARYLSSRMQYVKAPP, from the exons ATGCAGGTTGGGGTCGCTTGTCACCGCTCTATCCCCCACTACGCCTGCCTACTGGAAACaaaatcgaaatcgaaatcaaTCCCTCTTCTCCCGACAACAACAGGGACAAGAGCAGCTCCAAATTATGTTATTGTACGGGTTTCATTTGATTCTCGGGGCCGAGCTGCTAGGACTGAAAGAGCAGGAGCAGGAGGAGGAGTTCCGGTGGAGGAAGGAGGAGGAGTTCCGGTGCCAGTCCGGGTTGTGGGCACTCCGGAACAGCCAGGAGGGAAGATGGTGGCTGAATTGGTGGGGGCATTTAATCAGTTGACTCACCGGATGACGATGATGAAGCCCAGCAAcagcaacagcagcagcagcagcaatgGCAATAGCAATTGCAGTAGTAATCTCTCCACCAGCTCCTCTCGCTTGCTCTTCAAGACTCTCAAGCTTGCAATTCCTATTCTCCAGGCCCTCCCTCCTACCCCTCCTGGCCACCGCCCTCCTCTCTCCAAAGCCCTCTCTGTCGCCTTCATTCTCGCCGATCTTCAG ATGGATGCTGAAGTTATCTCTGCTGGTATATTGAGACAAGTTCTAGAGGCAGGTGCCATGTCCTTCTTTCAAGTCAAGGATCGCATTGGTACCAGTACTGCTCATTTGCTTCACGAGAGCTTACGCCTCAACAACATTTATTCGAAAGTCCAAATCCTAGATGATGATTCTGCTGCTGCTTTAAGGAAATATTGTCTCACTTGCTATGACTCCAGGGCCTTAATACTTGACCTTGCTCTCAAGCTTGATTCCATGCGCCATCTCAATTACCTTCCCAGGTACCTGCAGCAATTAATTTCTCTCGAGGTCATGAAGATACATGCCCCTTTAGCTCATGCCTTGTCCACCAACATTTTGTCTCTGGAGCTGGAAGATCTTTCCTTCCGCTACTTGTTTCCTTATTCTTACGTCTATGTGGACGCATGGTTGGGGAGCCACCAGACCAGTGGAAGCGAGCATCTGTTAGACATCTACCAGGAGCAGCTGCTTCAGTCCCTGAGGTCGGATCCAATATTAACAGAAATTGTTGATGATATCTCTGTCAAAGCTCGTTCCAAAAGTCGTTATAGCACCATGAAGAAGCTTTTGAGAGATGGACGCAAGCCTGAAGAGGTGTACGACATCTTAGGACTGAGAGTAATCTTAAGTCCTTCCCAAGTTAATTCATCACAACTTGGAGAAAAGGCATGCTACAGAACTCATGAAATAATTCGGTCTTTATGGAAGGAGATTCCTAGTCGGTCAAGAGACTACATCACCAGGCCAAAGGCAAATGGGTACAGGAGCTTGCACATGGTTGTTGATATCAGTGATAATGGCAGGCATAGACCGATGATGGAAATACAGATACGGACAGCAGAGATGGACATGTTGGCAGCTGATGGTACGGCTTCCCATGCACTGTACAAGAGTGGCCTTACTGATCCTGAAGAG GCAAAGCGTCTCAAGGCGATCATGATAGCTGCAGCTGAATTTGCAGCAATGCGCCTGCAAGACCTCCCGTCTGCTAATACTAGGTGTCTTGAGATTGACCGTAGAGATCGAGTTTTTTGTCTTCTTGACAAGGATGGTGATGGTAAAATTAGCATTGAAGAACTTATGGAAGTAATGGAAGAGCTAGGTGCTGAAGGAGAAGATGCTCGGGAGATGATGGAACTTCTTGATTCAAATAGTGATGGTTCTTTGAGCTCTGATGAGTTTGATTTATTTCAGAAGCAG GCTGAATTGATGCGCAATTTAGATGCTAGAGATGATCAGTACAAGACCTTGTTAGACGAGAAGCTCCAAATATCAGATAGCAGTGGTGTGATTCAG GAAGCGAGATATCTTTCTTCAAGAATGCAGTATGTCAAGGCACCGCCTTAA
- the LOC113761958 gene encoding probable GTP diphosphokinase CRSH, chloroplastic isoform X2 — MQVGVACHRSIPHYACLLETKSKSKSIPLLPTTTGTRAAPNYVIVRVSFDSRGRAARTERAGAGGGVPVEEGGGVPVPVRVVGTPEQPGGKMVAELVGAFNQLTHRMTMMKPSNSNSSSSSNGNSNCSSNLSTSSSRLLFKTLKLAIPILQALPPTPPGHRPPLSKALSVAFILADLQMDAEVISAGILRQVLEAGAMSFFQVKDRIGTSTAHLLHESLRLNNIYSKVQILDDDSAAALRKYCLTCYDSRALILDLALKLDSMRHLNYLPRYLQQLISLEVMKIHAPLAHALSTNILSLELEDLSFRYLFPYSYVYVDAWLGSHQTSGSEHLLDIYQEQLLQSLRSDPILTEIVDDISVKARSKSRYSTMKKLLRDGRKPEEVYDILGLRVILSPSQVNSSQLGEKACYRTHEIIRSLWKEIPSRSRDYITRPKANGYRSLHMVVDISDNGRHRPMMEIQIRTAEMDMLAADGTASHALYKSGLTDPEEAKRLKAIMIAAAEFAAMRLQDLPSANTRCLEIDRRDRVFCLLDKDGDGKISIEELMEVMEELGAEGEDAREMMELLDSNSDGSLSSDEFDLFQKQAELMRNLDARDDQYKTLLDEKLQISDSSGVIQAYT; from the exons ATGCAGGTTGGGGTCGCTTGTCACCGCTCTATCCCCCACTACGCCTGCCTACTGGAAACaaaatcgaaatcgaaatcaaTCCCTCTTCTCCCGACAACAACAGGGACAAGAGCAGCTCCAAATTATGTTATTGTACGGGTTTCATTTGATTCTCGGGGCCGAGCTGCTAGGACTGAAAGAGCAGGAGCAGGAGGAGGAGTTCCGGTGGAGGAAGGAGGAGGAGTTCCGGTGCCAGTCCGGGTTGTGGGCACTCCGGAACAGCCAGGAGGGAAGATGGTGGCTGAATTGGTGGGGGCATTTAATCAGTTGACTCACCGGATGACGATGATGAAGCCCAGCAAcagcaacagcagcagcagcagcaatgGCAATAGCAATTGCAGTAGTAATCTCTCCACCAGCTCCTCTCGCTTGCTCTTCAAGACTCTCAAGCTTGCAATTCCTATTCTCCAGGCCCTCCCTCCTACCCCTCCTGGCCACCGCCCTCCTCTCTCCAAAGCCCTCTCTGTCGCCTTCATTCTCGCCGATCTTCAG ATGGATGCTGAAGTTATCTCTGCTGGTATATTGAGACAAGTTCTAGAGGCAGGTGCCATGTCCTTCTTTCAAGTCAAGGATCGCATTGGTACCAGTACTGCTCATTTGCTTCACGAGAGCTTACGCCTCAACAACATTTATTCGAAAGTCCAAATCCTAGATGATGATTCTGCTGCTGCTTTAAGGAAATATTGTCTCACTTGCTATGACTCCAGGGCCTTAATACTTGACCTTGCTCTCAAGCTTGATTCCATGCGCCATCTCAATTACCTTCCCAGGTACCTGCAGCAATTAATTTCTCTCGAGGTCATGAAGATACATGCCCCTTTAGCTCATGCCTTGTCCACCAACATTTTGTCTCTGGAGCTGGAAGATCTTTCCTTCCGCTACTTGTTTCCTTATTCTTACGTCTATGTGGACGCATGGTTGGGGAGCCACCAGACCAGTGGAAGCGAGCATCTGTTAGACATCTACCAGGAGCAGCTGCTTCAGTCCCTGAGGTCGGATCCAATATTAACAGAAATTGTTGATGATATCTCTGTCAAAGCTCGTTCCAAAAGTCGTTATAGCACCATGAAGAAGCTTTTGAGAGATGGACGCAAGCCTGAAGAGGTGTACGACATCTTAGGACTGAGAGTAATCTTAAGTCCTTCCCAAGTTAATTCATCACAACTTGGAGAAAAGGCATGCTACAGAACTCATGAAATAATTCGGTCTTTATGGAAGGAGATTCCTAGTCGGTCAAGAGACTACATCACCAGGCCAAAGGCAAATGGGTACAGGAGCTTGCACATGGTTGTTGATATCAGTGATAATGGCAGGCATAGACCGATGATGGAAATACAGATACGGACAGCAGAGATGGACATGTTGGCAGCTGATGGTACGGCTTCCCATGCACTGTACAAGAGTGGCCTTACTGATCCTGAAGAG GCAAAGCGTCTCAAGGCGATCATGATAGCTGCAGCTGAATTTGCAGCAATGCGCCTGCAAGACCTCCCGTCTGCTAATACTAGGTGTCTTGAGATTGACCGTAGAGATCGAGTTTTTTGTCTTCTTGACAAGGATGGTGATGGTAAAATTAGCATTGAAGAACTTATGGAAGTAATGGAAGAGCTAGGTGCTGAAGGAGAAGATGCTCGGGAGATGATGGAACTTCTTGATTCAAATAGTGATGGTTCTTTGAGCTCTGATGAGTTTGATTTATTTCAGAAGCAG GCTGAATTGATGCGCAATTTAGATGCTAGAGATGATCAGTACAAGACCTTGTTAGACGAGAAGCTCCAAATATCAGATAGCAGTGGTGTGATTCAGGCATACACCTAA
- the LOC113761951 gene encoding ABC transporter G family member 15-like, with amino-acid sequence MEIETATAARVSNADLEKGVSSEHDGDKSAAYLVWQDLSVLLPNFGNGPTRRLLNGLNGYAQPGRIMAIMGPSGSGKSTLLDSLAGRLSGNLVMTGNILLNGRKRRLDYGGVAYVTQQDTFLGTLTIRETIKYSAQLRLPSNITKDEANDIIEKTIMEMGLQDCADNLIGNWHLRGISGGEKKRLSIALEILTQPQLLFLDEPTSGLDSAAAFFVTQVLKNVACGGKTVIASIHQPSSEVFTLFDYLFLLSGGETIYFGEAKMAVEFFADSGFDCPSRRNPSDHFLRCTNSDFDDVNARLMGSRRISENYKPSGLLLDMATTEIKEKLIQKYKCSKYAAIVKSRVQEILIIVSQEGLEIEKRGGSQAGWIKQFSTLTRRSFINMSRDFGYYWLRIIVYIVVSICVGTVFLNVGTNYSAILARGACGGFISGFMTFMSIGGFPCFIEEMKIFYKERLNGHYGVGVFILANFISSLPFLTTMAFSSSAITYFTAKFRSGFFRFLYAATDLLLSISVVEGCMMVVASLVPNFLMGLIVGAGFIGIMMATAGFFCPLTELPKPFWRYPMSYINYMAWGLQGAYKNDMIGLEFEPLQPGEPKLKGEFIITKILGFSLDHSKWWDLAVVLAISISYRMLFYIILKLREKALPMIKTIYVEKTLQHLSKRPSFRKTPPLPFPSKRHQTIHSLSSQEGLSSPIN; translated from the exons ATGGAGATTGAAACAGCAACTGCAGCTAGGGTTAGCAATGCAGATCTTGAGAAAGGGGTTTCATCAGAGCATGATGGAGATAAAAGTGCAGCATATTTGGTATGGCAAGATCTCAGTGTTCTGTTGCCAAACTTTGGGAACGGCCCTACTAGAAGGTTACTCAATGGCCTCAATGGCTATGCTCAACCTGGTAGAATCATGGCTATTATGGGTCCTTCTGGTTCCGGCAAGTCCACCCTTCTTGATTCATTAGCAG GTAGGCTCTCCGGAAATCTTGTTATGACTGGAAATATTCTTCTGAATGGAAGGAAAAGGAGGCTTGACTATGGTGGAGTT GCTTATGTGACACAGCAGGATACATTCTTGGGAACCCTAACTATCAGAGAAACCATCAAATACTCAGCACAACTGAGGCTTCCAAGCAACATAACCAAAGATGAAGCAAATGATATCATTGAAAAAACAATCATGGAGATGGGTCTCCAAGATTGTGCTGATAATCTCATTGGTAACTGGCATTTAAGAGGTATAAGTGGAGGAGAAAAAAAGAGGCTAAGCATTGCCTTAGAAATTCTTACGCAACCACAACTATTATTTCTTGATGAACCCACAAGTGGGCTGGACAGTGCCGCAGCTTTTTTTGTGACTCAAGTGCTCAAGAATGTTGCCTGTGGAGGGAAAACAGTAATTGCTTCCATTCACCAGCCAAGCAGTGAAGTTTTTACACTTTTTGATTATCTTTTTCTGTTATCTGGTGGTGAAACCATTTATTTTGGTGAAGCAAAGATGGCTGTCGAG TTCTTTGCTGATTCAGGGTTTGATTGTCCAAGTAGAAGGAATCCATCTGATCATTTTCTTCGTTGTACAAATTCAGACTTTGACGATGTCAATGCTAGACTGATGGGTTCTCGTCGTATAAGT GAAAATTACAAGCCAAGTGGTCTTTTATTGGATATGGCAACAACAGAGATCAAGGAAAAGCTCATCCAGAAATACAAATGCTCAAAGTATGCAGCAATAGTGAAATCTAGAGTTCAAGAAATTTTAATTATT GTATCACAGGAAGGCCTAGAGATTGAAAAAAGGGGAGGAAGCCAGGCCGGATGGATCAAGCAATTTTCAACGTTAACAAGAAGATCATTCATAAACATGTCTAGGGATTTTGGTTATTATTGGTTAAGAATAATAGTATACATAGTGGTATCAATTTGTGTTGGTACTGTTTTTCTTAATGTTGGCACAAACTATTCTGCAATCTTGGCAAGAGGGGCTTGTGGTGGATTCATATCAGGTTTCATGACATTCATGTCCATAGGAGGCTTCCCATgcttcattgaagaaatgaag ATATTTTACAAAGAAAGACTCAATGGGCACTATGGAGTTGGAGTGTTTATTCTTGCAAACTTCATCTCTTCACTACCATTCTTGACAACAATGGCTTTCAGTTCATCAGCCATCACCTACTTCACGGCGAAATTCCGGTCCGGCTTCTTCCGTTTTCTGTATGCAGCCACAGACCTACTGCTCTCCATTTCTGTTGTAGAGGGCTGCATGATGGTTGTGGCTTCCCTGGTTCCAAATTTCTTGATGGGACTCATTGTTGGGGCAGGATTTATT GGAATTATGATGGCTACGGCTGGCTTTTTCTGCCCTCTGACTGAACTTCCAAAGCCTTTCTGGCGCTACCCAATGTCCTATATCAACTATATGGCATGGGGTCTACAG GGAGCTTACAAGAATGACATGATTGGGCTTGAATTTGAACCTCTTCAGCCAGGAGAGCCAAAATTAAAGGGAGAATTCATCATCACAAAAATTCTTGGCTTTTCACTAGATCATTCAAAGTGGTGGGATTTGGCTGTTGTTCTAGCCATATCCATATCATACAGGATGCTGTTCTACATCATTCTCAAGTTGAGGGAGAAAGCTTTACCCATGATCAAAACAATTTATGTGGAAAAAACTCTGCAGCATCTCAGCAAGAGGCCTTCATTCAGGAAGACACCACCATTACCTTTTCCATCAAAGAGACACCAAACCATCCATTCATTATCTTCTCAAGAAGGTCTTAGTTCTCCAATTAATTGA